A window of uncultured Draconibacterium sp. contains these coding sequences:
- a CDS encoding DNA polymerase III subunit delta — protein MFFKDVVGQDEIKKRLIRSVQEQRISHAQLFSGHSGTGKLPMALAYAQYISCKNRSDEDSCGVCPSCHKYQKLAHPDLHFVFPIYNAKQFNKPVSDDFLPQWRTMVNANPYFELSQWLGHIDAGNAQGEIYERESESILRKLNLKSFEAEFKVMIIWLPEKMNQACSNKLLKMIEEPPSKTLFLLITENEEGVIGTIRSRAQLVKFPFVSNAALKEALLKMEGVDPEIVPDAVHLAAGSYIKALEYLTPGDDEQFYFQKFQEMMRFAYARKVSELIVWADEMAKIGRDKQKAYFAAALRLVREYFVSNLKRSEITYMNREEKEWAKKFAPFINERNIVAFADEFELAIKHISMNGNPRIIFMDTGLRMVRLIKR, from the coding sequence ATGTTTTTTAAAGATGTAGTTGGACAAGACGAGATAAAAAAGCGCCTTATACGGTCGGTGCAGGAGCAGCGAATCAGTCATGCTCAGTTGTTTTCGGGTCATTCCGGAACGGGAAAATTGCCAATGGCACTGGCTTATGCGCAATACATTTCGTGCAAAAACCGCAGCGACGAAGATTCGTGTGGTGTTTGTCCCAGTTGCCATAAATACCAGAAACTGGCACACCCCGACCTGCATTTTGTGTTTCCAATTTACAACGCCAAACAGTTTAACAAACCGGTAAGCGACGATTTTCTTCCACAATGGCGGACCATGGTAAATGCCAATCCGTATTTTGAGCTAAGTCAGTGGCTGGGCCACATTGACGCAGGAAATGCACAAGGCGAAATTTACGAGCGCGAAAGTGAATCGATTTTGCGCAAACTGAACCTAAAATCGTTTGAAGCCGAATTTAAAGTGATGATTATTTGGTTGCCTGAAAAAATGAACCAGGCCTGCTCGAACAAGTTGCTGAAAATGATTGAAGAGCCACCAAGTAAAACACTGTTTTTACTGATTACCGAAAACGAAGAGGGTGTAATCGGAACCATCCGTTCGCGGGCGCAACTGGTAAAATTTCCGTTTGTTAGCAACGCAGCATTAAAAGAAGCGCTTTTAAAAATGGAAGGTGTTGATCCGGAAATTGTGCCCGATGCCGTGCATTTGGCTGCCGGAAGCTACATTAAAGCTTTGGAATATTTAACTCCGGGCGACGACGAACAATTCTATTTTCAAAAGTTTCAGGAAATGATGCGTTTTGCCTATGCCCGAAAAGTGAGCGAGTTGATTGTGTGGGCCGACGAAATGGCAAAAATTGGCCGCGACAAACAAAAAGCCTACTTTGCTGCCGCACTGCGTTTGGTGCGCGAATATTTTGTTTCGAACCTAAAACGAAGCGAAATTACCTACATGAACCGTGAAGAAAAAGAGTGGGCCAAAAAATTTGCTCCTTTTATTAACGAACGAAACATTGTGGCTTTTGCCGACGAGTTTGAACTGGCCATTAAACACA